The following coding sequences lie in one Mycoplasma crocodyli MP145 genomic window:
- a CDS encoding adenylate kinase family protein codes for MIKVRENIIFMGPPGAGKGTVAEVLSKTTDLVHISTGNIFREEIAKQTPLGLKIKELVESGSYVTDEITNEIVKNKVLELHKKNKFMILDGYPRTLEQARFLDKIKEVKFKVVQLVANEDIIIERLTGRRFCSKCNSTYHIPYRPSKQGDLCEKCLIPLSIRKDDAPEAIKVRLITYVNQTKPLLDYYAKTKRMVEVDSLRAPEVIAQDILDLLQK; via the coding sequence ATGATAAAAGTAAGAGAAAATATTATCTTTATGGGCCCACCAGGAGCTGGTAAAGGAACAGTAGCAGAAGTTTTATCAAAAACCACTGATTTAGTTCACATTTCTACAGGAAATATATTCCGTGAAGAAATTGCAAAACAAACTCCGTTAGGATTAAAAATTAAAGAACTTGTTGAATCGGGTTCATATGTAACTGATGAAATCACAAATGAAATAGTAAAAAATAAAGTTCTAGAATTACATAAAAAAAATAAATTTATGATTTTAGATGGTTATCCAAGAACATTAGAACAAGCAAGATTCTTGGATAAAATTAAAGAAGTAAAATTCAAGGTTGTTCAATTAGTTGCAAATGAAGATATAATTATTGAAAGATTAACAGGAAGACGTTTTTGTTCAAAATGTAATTCAACTTATCACATTCCATATAGACCTTCAAAGCAAGGTGATTTATGTGAAAAATGTTTAATTCCACTTTCAATTAGAAAAGATGATGCACCTGAAGCCATTAAAGTTCGTTTGATAACTTATGTTAATCAAACTAAACCTTTATTAGATTACTATGCTAAAACTAAAAGAATGGTAGAAGTAGATAGTTTAAGAGCTCCAGAAGTTATAGCTCAAGATATTTTGGATTTACTTCAAAAATAA
- the map gene encoding type I methionyl aminopeptidase, with amino-acid sequence MELVKTKDEIEKITKSCSILAEVKQVLWDFIRPGVSLKEIDQLAFEEIKKRNAKPAFLGLYGFPATACISVNEQLIHGIPSDYIVKEGDLVKVDLGCNWQGYNSDSAFTKGVGKINLEDQRLIDVAKKAFEVGLAAIKPNARVGDISFAIGQYIKKNNLYTPHGYCGHGIGKSVHEDPNVPNFSKKPGIGPLLRDGMVICIEPMITKSKTVKTLSDKWTVVSTDNTNTAHYEHTVLIKDGKGIVLTKGI; translated from the coding sequence GTGGAGTTAGTAAAAACTAAAGACGAAATAGAAAAAATAACCAAATCTTGTTCAATCTTGGCAGAAGTCAAGCAAGTGCTTTGAGACTTTATAAGACCAGGAGTTTCTTTAAAAGAAATAGATCAATTGGCTTTTGAAGAAATTAAAAAAAGGAATGCCAAACCCGCCTTCTTAGGGTTGTATGGTTTTCCAGCAACGGCTTGTATATCCGTTAATGAACAATTGATACATGGCATACCGTCAGATTACATAGTTAAAGAAGGTGATCTAGTAAAAGTAGATTTAGGATGTAATTGACAGGGTTATAACAGTGACAGCGCCTTTACCAAAGGTGTTGGAAAAATAAATCTAGAAGACCAAAGATTAATCGATGTAGCTAAAAAAGCTTTTGAAGTTGGATTAGCTGCTATCAAGCCAAATGCAAGAGTTGGAGATATCTCTTTTGCAATTGGTCAATATATAAAAAAGAACAATTTATATACACCACATGGTTATTGTGGTCATGGTATAGGTAAATCAGTTCATGAGGATCCAAATGTTCCTAATTTTTCTAAGAAACCAGGAATTGGACCCCTTCTAAGAGACGGGATGGTTATCTGTATTGAACCAATGATTACAAAATCAAAAACAGTAAAAACCTTGAGTGATAAATGAACAGTAGTTTCAACTGATAATACTAACACTGCTCATTATGAACATACTGTCCTAATCAAGGATGGTAAGGGTATTGTTCTTACGAAAGGAATCTAA
- the infA gene encoding translation initiation factor IF-1, which yields MNAVVKQAFSSDLYEVELENGLVIKAHISGKMRVNHIRILPGDSVEVEISPYDLTQGRVTYRHK from the coding sequence ATGAATGCCGTAGTTAAGCAAGCCTTTTCATCAGATTTGTATGAAGTGGAACTTGAAAACGGTTTAGTTATAAAAGCTCATATATCAGGAAAAATGCGGGTAAATCACATTCGTATTTTGCCTGGTGACTCTGTAGAGGTGGAAATAAGTCCTTACGACTTAACACAAGGAAGAGTTACTTACAGACATAAATAA
- the rpmJ gene encoding 50S ribosomal protein L36, giving the protein MKVRASVKKMCKDCKIIKRKGVIRVICILPKHKQRQG; this is encoded by the coding sequence ATGAAAGTTAGAGCAAGTGTAAAAAAAATGTGCAAAGATTGCAAAATTATTAAACGTAAAGGTGTTATTCGTGTAATTTGTATATTACCAAAACACAAACAAAGACAAGGATAG
- the rpsM gene encoding 30S ribosomal protein S13: MARILNVEIPNDKRVVISLTYIYGIGPSLAKQICAEAKINEDSRVKSLSEEELSRIREVAKKFTTEGDLRREVNLNIKRLMEIKCYRGIRHRKGLPVRGQVTQKNARTRKGPRKTVAGKKGK; the protein is encoded by the coding sequence ATGGCTAGAATTTTAAACGTCGAAATTCCAAACGATAAACGTGTTGTTATTTCATTAACATACATTTATGGTATTGGTCCATCATTAGCAAAGCAAATTTGTGCAGAAGCTAAAATAAATGAAGATTCTCGTGTTAAATCATTAAGCGAAGAAGAATTATCAAGAATTCGTGAAGTAGCGAAAAAATTCACAACAGAAGGTGATCTACGTAGAGAAGTAAACTTAAACATTAAACGTTTAATGGAAATTAAATGTTACCGTGGTATTAGACACCGTAAAGGATTACCAGTACGTGGGCAAGTTACTCAAAAGAATGCTCGTACACGTAAAGGACCTAGAAAAACAGTTGCTGGAAAGAAAGGTAAATAA
- the rpsK gene encoding 30S ribosomal protein S11: MARKTKKKNITNGVAHIHSTNQNTIVTFADEAGNVISWSSAGAIGYKGTKKKTPYAAGLAAAAAAEAAKEHGIRSVKVELKGLGAGKDAARKQIEVSGITVSEIKDVTPVPHNGTRPPKRILKRETKR; the protein is encoded by the coding sequence ATGGCTCGTAAAACAAAGAAAAAGAACATTACTAATGGTGTTGCACATATACATTCAACAAACCAAAACACTATTGTTACTTTTGCTGATGAAGCTGGAAATGTTATTTCTTGATCTTCAGCTGGTGCAATCGGTTACAAAGGTACAAAGAAGAAAACACCTTATGCAGCAGGTTTAGCAGCAGCTGCAGCAGCAGAAGCTGCTAAAGAACATGGTATTAGAAGTGTTAAAGTAGAACTTAAAGGTCTTGGTGCAGGTAAAGATGCAGCAAGAAAACAAATTGAAGTTTCAGGTATTACTGTTTCAGAAATTAAAGATGTTACACCAGTTCCACATAACGGAACACGTCCTCCAAAACGTATTCTTAAACGTGAAACAAAAAGATAA
- a CDS encoding DNA-directed RNA polymerase subunit alpha, whose product MEKFQKLDYLEVPSSTTSDFEGTFNLQPLERGFATTLGVALRRVLLSNITSLAPFCVRIEGVTHEFQGITGVIEDVPSLIMNLRKVRFSYDPELVKDDEIIKVELKADQIGEINSRYLEVVDNLNVEVIDHNIHIADVALENSLRLELYLRPGRGFVSSEENKALVSKLETQLETKIKKGKFIAVDSNFSPVEKVNYVVSELNSSSVKIEEKLEFNVITDGTVKPKDAIKQAAEILISHFKVIGNVDEIKDSIFETSEDKVLDVQEQDIDINQLGLSVRSLNALRRIGKTKASEVAKMTYDELEQTKNLGKKSLDEIITKIKEHGFELRKGDE is encoded by the coding sequence ATGGAAAAATTTCAAAAATTAGACTATTTAGAAGTACCATCTTCAACAACTAGTGATTTTGAAGGAACATTTAACTTACAACCATTAGAGAGAGGATTTGCAACAACACTTGGTGTAGCGCTAAGAAGAGTGTTGTTATCAAACATCACCTCTCTAGCTCCTTTCTGTGTAAGAATAGAAGGTGTAACTCATGAATTTCAAGGAATTACTGGGGTTATAGAAGATGTACCAAGCCTTATAATGAATTTAAGAAAAGTTCGTTTTAGTTACGATCCTGAATTAGTAAAAGATGACGAAATAATAAAGGTAGAACTTAAGGCTGATCAAATTGGAGAAATAAACTCTAGATACTTAGAAGTAGTAGATAACCTAAACGTTGAAGTTATCGATCATAATATTCATATTGCCGACGTTGCTTTAGAAAACTCGTTAAGATTAGAATTATATCTACGTCCAGGAAGAGGATTTGTTTCAAGTGAAGAAAACAAAGCTTTAGTAAGCAAGTTAGAAACACAATTAGAGACAAAAATTAAAAAAGGGAAATTCATTGCTGTTGATTCAAACTTTTCACCAGTTGAAAAAGTTAACTATGTAGTTTCTGAATTAAACTCATCTAGTGTTAAAATTGAAGAAAAATTAGAATTCAATGTTATTACTGATGGAACAGTTAAACCTAAGGATGCTATTAAACAAGCAGCAGAAATTTTAATTTCACACTTTAAAGTAATTGGAAATGTTGACGAAATAAAAGATAGTATTTTTGAAACATCTGAAGATAAAGTTTTAGATGTTCAAGAACAAGACATTGATATTAATCAACTAGGACTTTCAGTTCGTTCTCTAAATGCTTTAAGAAGAATTGGAAAAACTAAAGCAAGCGAAGTTGCAAAAATGACTTATGATGAATTAGAACAAACCAAGAATTTAGGTAAGAAATCACTTGATGAAATTATTACCAAAATTAAAGAACACGGTTTTGAATTAAGAAAAGGAGATGAATAA
- the rplQ gene encoding 50S ribosomal protein L17: protein MANPTQIYSRDTKWRQGVMRSLVSELYANGRITTTLTKAKEVRRHAERMIQKAKNPTLANRRIVAGFLRPLVLKDGTKVLTHLFNTIAPKYKERNGGYTRIIKLPTRVGDNTRMAIIELV, encoded by the coding sequence ATGGCGAATCCTACACAAATTTATTCACGTGACACAAAGTGAAGACAAGGTGTAATGCGTTCTTTAGTTAGTGAATTATATGCTAACGGAAGAATTACAACAACTTTAACAAAAGCAAAAGAAGTAAGAAGACATGCTGAAAGAATGATTCAAAAAGCAAAGAACCCTACTTTAGCAAACCGTCGTATAGTAGCAGGATTTTTACGTCCTTTAGTACTTAAAGATGGAACAAAAGTTTTAACACATTTATTTAATACAATTGCACCAAAGTATAAAGAAAGAAATGGTGGATACACAAGAATAATTAAATTGCCTACAAGAGTTGGAGACAACACAAGAATGGCTATTATTGAACTTGTATAA
- a CDS encoding bifunctional metallophosphatase/5'-nucleotidase codes for MKIKKLMLVGAIAPLVILPATISAACDDKNKPVKPVTPSTNEMTAEEKKALDAARVEFKDAMGNYNAQLLTFSKELAAKKKAIDKEKDKTKKEALQKERKQFVAEKSKIVAPLREEINKALVKVNKLEAKSDTQTIKIFNTNDEHGRLVFDDGKYNNFSGMDTLAKFMQNVEHSLLLSAGDLIQGLPMNDSDKGVTISLVAKEMNYDAIAIGNHEFDFGLEHMINIDKQTKDKMPFLSANVVYKDTMPEGVKGTRPFTPYKVVTLANGFKVALIGITTPDTTITSHPRNSKDVIFKDPVTAAKEIVTEIENKEKINFIIALTHLGVGRNQVEWDSRYFADNATGVDLTIDGHSHTKVDLEKNKESWLTQTECYTKYLSEIDLLVDKKTGKIVENLGQVQRDINEVEIASHGKENKKVDELIAALTKKFGEVNNVLAFKNTVHFKHIENIKVDGIEFWRGRVEQTNLGVLAANAIADELAKAKKDTKDFDKYYSEDKMIGLMNGGGLRADLPVGDVKRGDVLGVLPFGNRIAAVRVDGQTLIDAIKHGASKVKSGAYPQFSQNVSFTIKKTETIKDGKKVYTYEADESTIKIHDKEINKTETYTIVTNDFILAGGDGYKMLNFMENKKATTDYEGGDLLEVMINHFKYSTDSTNFAEGKTNTPFAHELSYYNKPEILTKIKIEG; via the coding sequence ATGAAAATTAAAAAACTTATGCTTGTAGGAGCTATAGCTCCTCTTGTTATATTACCAGCTACAATTAGTGCAGCTTGTGATGATAAAAATAAACCAGTTAAACCTGTAACTCCTTCTACAAATGAAATGACAGCAGAAGAAAAGAAAGCCTTAGATGCTGCAAGAGTTGAATTTAAAGATGCTATGGGAAATTACAATGCTCAATTATTAACGTTTTCTAAAGAATTAGCTGCTAAGAAAAAAGCTATTGATAAAGAAAAAGATAAAACAAAAAAAGAAGCACTCCAAAAAGAAAGAAAACAATTTGTTGCTGAAAAGTCAAAAATTGTCGCACCTTTAAGAGAAGAAATTAATAAAGCTTTAGTTAAGGTAAATAAACTAGAAGCTAAAAGCGATACACAAACAATTAAAATTTTTAACACAAATGATGAACACGGTCGTTTAGTATTCGATGATGGAAAATATAATAACTTTTCTGGTATGGATACATTAGCAAAATTCATGCAAAATGTAGAACACAGTTTACTTCTTTCGGCAGGTGATTTAATTCAAGGACTTCCAATGAACGATTCAGACAAAGGAGTAACAATTAGTCTTGTTGCTAAAGAAATGAATTATGACGCTATTGCCATTGGTAACCACGAATTCGATTTTGGGCTTGAACATATGATAAATATTGATAAACAAACAAAAGACAAGATGCCTTTCTTATCAGCTAACGTTGTTTATAAAGACACAATGCCAGAAGGAGTTAAAGGTACAAGACCTTTTACACCATATAAAGTTGTTACATTAGCAAACGGATTTAAAGTTGCTTTAATCGGTATAACAACACCTGATACAACAATTACATCTCACCCAAGAAATTCTAAGGACGTAATTTTTAAAGATCCAGTTACAGCTGCAAAAGAAATTGTTACAGAAATTGAAAATAAAGAAAAAATTAATTTCATTATTGCTTTAACGCACCTTGGAGTAGGAAGAAATCAAGTTGAATGAGATTCAAGATACTTTGCAGATAACGCAACAGGAGTTGATTTAACAATCGATGGACACTCGCACACAAAAGTTGATTTAGAAAAAAATAAAGAATCATGATTAACACAAACTGAATGTTATACAAAATATCTAAGTGAAATAGACTTATTAGTTGATAAAAAAACAGGAAAAATAGTTGAAAATCTTGGTCAAGTACAAAGAGATATTAACGAAGTTGAAATCGCTTCACATGGAAAAGAAAACAAAAAAGTTGATGAACTAATCGCTGCTTTAACTAAAAAATTTGGTGAAGTTAATAATGTTTTAGCATTCAAAAACACAGTTCACTTTAAACATATTGAAAATATAAAAGTAGATGGTATAGAGTTCTGAAGAGGAAGAGTTGAACAAACAAACTTAGGAGTTTTAGCAGCAAATGCTATTGCTGATGAATTAGCTAAGGCTAAAAAAGATACAAAGGATTTTGATAAATACTATTCAGAAGATAAAATGATTGGATTAATGAATGGTGGAGGACTTCGTGCTGATTTACCAGTAGGTGATGTAAAAAGAGGTGATGTTCTTGGAGTATTGCCATTTGGAAACCGTATTGCAGCAGTAAGAGTAGATGGTCAAACATTAATCGATGCTATTAAACATGGTGCTTCAAAGGTTAAATCTGGTGCATATCCACAATTTTCACAAAACGTTTCATTTACAATTAAGAAAACAGAAACCATCAAAGATGGTAAAAAAGTTTACACATACGAAGCTGATGAATCCACAATTAAAATACATGATAAAGAAATAAATAAAACAGAAACATATACAATTGTTACAAATGACTTTATTTTAGCTGGTGGAGACGGATATAAAATGTTAAACTTCATGGAAAATAAGAAAGCAACAACTGATTATGAAGGTGGTGATTTACTTGAAGTTATGATTAATCATTTCAAGTATTCAACCGATTCAACAAACTTTGCTGAAGGTAAAACAAACACACCATTTGCACATGAATTAAGTTACTATAACAAACCAGAGATCTTAACAAAAATTAAAATTGAAGGATAA
- the secG gene encoding preprotein translocase subunit SecG yields MLALVIAMLMVSVIIIIVSFIMSPDSNGFSGALVGSGDLDLFKTSKERGVKKILKYTMFSLGLVLLIAALVLRIFI; encoded by the coding sequence ATGTTAGCACTAGTTATAGCAATGTTAATGGTATCGGTAATTATAATTATCGTTTCTTTTATTATGTCTCCAGATTCAAATGGATTTTCAGGAGCGCTTGTTGGATCGGGTGATCTTGATTTATTTAAAACTTCTAAAGAAAGGGGAGTTAAAAAAATTCTTAAATATACAATGTTTAGTTTAGGCTTAGTTCTTTTAATAGCTGCCCTTGTTTTAAGAATATTTATTTAA
- the rnr gene encoding ribonuclease R, producing the protein MNIKEELLKYLQSSNEVRSFLSIAKGLNIKPNKNKELTKVLQECQQNFLIFKNEKDEYFAPVFKEEIEGNISISNNGKFAFVDYNINEELNTKNSVFIIKNNFNGAIHNDLVVVKIFEDITRNKEQRLFGVVSKIKQRMTNQLIGFVKQKGIYVDFEPIDKKFKFNKYKIVGMKQQANLNDLVTVKIEEITKSFILVSIEKVITNDADTKLFIKAYLEGVNVPKIFPDSLESEVSLIPQNIDNENKENREDFTNDLIVTIDGDDTKDFDDAINVVKLDNGNYLLSVHIADVSYYVREGSKINEEALKRGTSIYLADKVIPMLPEALSNGICSLNPNEKRFVLSCIMEIDNSGKTVKTVIKQGIIDSKYRLTYKQVNDFYDTQVIKNEWFSSNPNLNSKEFGVDNLSKMLNEAKELSLILHKFKVNEGYIDFEIQEPKILFNEDGSVKDITFYPRGFSEELIEDFMVRANEEVAKYLSGHHFPAMYRVHEKPDEERLLSFRNVLSTLGVKVVLPIGQITPLIYSGIIEKIKEQRNDEFIKMLFLRTMQKAVYSGDNLGHFGLASQCYCHFTSPIRRYPDLVIHRILRELVLNKDISKKEELTNLVFSVSKANSASEQGAVEIERKVNDLLFSEYYKNKIGTVLKGQIVSVVKFGFFVEFENKTNALVHKSVLQDDTLEPNDTMTQLKGKNDTYTIGSYIDVVVAAVDLVDGKVDCVPQKFYQDFLNQKINRRAVEDKHFRKN; encoded by the coding sequence ATGAATATTAAAGAAGAATTATTAAAATATTTACAATCATCTAATGAAGTTAGGTCATTTTTAAGTATTGCAAAAGGTTTAAATATAAAGCCAAACAAGAATAAGGAGTTGACAAAAGTGTTGCAGGAATGCCAACAAAACTTTTTAATTTTTAAGAATGAAAAAGATGAATATTTTGCTCCTGTTTTTAAGGAAGAAATTGAAGGTAATATTTCAATATCAAACAATGGAAAATTTGCTTTTGTTGACTACAACATTAATGAAGAATTAAATACAAAAAATTCGGTTTTTATAATAAAAAATAATTTCAATGGAGCTATACACAATGATTTAGTAGTTGTTAAAATTTTCGAAGATATCACAAGAAATAAAGAACAAAGACTTTTTGGAGTAGTTTCAAAAATTAAACAAAGAATGACAAATCAATTGATAGGATTTGTAAAACAAAAAGGTATTTATGTTGATTTTGAACCGATTGATAAAAAATTTAAATTTAATAAATACAAAATTGTAGGAATGAAACAACAAGCTAATTTAAATGATTTAGTAACCGTTAAAATAGAAGAAATTACAAAAAGTTTCATACTTGTTTCTATTGAAAAAGTAATAACAAATGATGCAGATACAAAATTATTCATAAAAGCTTATCTTGAAGGAGTTAATGTTCCTAAAATATTTCCTGATTCTCTCGAAAGTGAAGTTTCTTTAATCCCGCAAAATATTGATAATGAAAACAAGGAAAATCGAGAAGATTTTACCAATGACTTAATTGTTACAATAGACGGTGATGATACAAAAGACTTTGACGATGCTATAAATGTAGTTAAGTTAGATAACGGCAATTATTTACTTTCTGTTCATATTGCTGATGTTTCATACTATGTAAGAGAAGGTTCAAAAATTAATGAAGAAGCACTTAAAAGAGGAACAAGTATTTATCTTGCTGATAAAGTAATTCCAATGCTACCTGAAGCTTTGTCAAATGGAATATGTTCATTAAACCCTAATGAAAAAAGATTTGTACTTAGTTGCATAATGGAAATAGATAACTCAGGTAAAACTGTTAAAACTGTAATAAAACAAGGAATTATCGATAGTAAATATAGACTTACATATAAGCAGGTTAATGACTTTTACGACACACAAGTTATAAAAAATGAATGATTTAGTTCTAATCCAAATCTCAATTCAAAAGAATTTGGTGTAGATAATTTATCGAAAATGCTAAATGAAGCAAAAGAACTTAGTTTAATTCTTCATAAATTTAAAGTAAATGAAGGGTATATTGATTTTGAAATACAAGAACCAAAAATTTTATTCAATGAAGACGGGTCGGTTAAAGATATAACATTTTATCCAAGAGGTTTTTCTGAAGAATTAATTGAAGATTTTATGGTTAGAGCAAATGAAGAAGTTGCAAAGTATTTAAGTGGGCATCATTTTCCTGCGATGTATAGAGTTCATGAAAAACCAGATGAAGAAAGATTGTTATCTTTTAGAAATGTACTTAGTACATTAGGAGTAAAGGTAGTTCTTCCAATAGGTCAAATAACTCCTTTAATTTATTCGGGTATAATAGAAAAAATTAAAGAACAAAGAAATGATGAATTTATAAAAATGCTATTTTTAAGAACTATGCAAAAAGCTGTTTATTCAGGAGACAATTTAGGACACTTTGGTTTAGCTTCTCAATGTTATTGTCATTTTACAAGCCCTATTAGAAGATATCCTGATTTAGTAATTCATAGAATTTTAAGAGAACTTGTTCTTAATAAAGATATATCAAAAAAAGAAGAATTAACTAATCTAGTCTTTTCGGTTTCTAAGGCTAATTCAGCTAGTGAACAAGGAGCGGTAGAAATAGAAAGAAAAGTTAATGATTTACTTTTTTCTGAATATTATAAAAATAAAATTGGAACTGTTTTAAAAGGTCAAATTGTTAGTGTTGTTAAGTTTGGTTTCTTTGTTGAATTTGAAAATAAAACAAATGCACTTGTTCATAAAAGTGTTCTTCAAGATGATACACTTGAGCCTAATGATACTATGACGCAACTAAAAGGAAAAAATGATACTTACACAATAGGATCATATATTGATGTTGTTGTTGCTGCTGTAGATCTTGTAGATGGTAAAGTAGATTGTGTTCCTCAAAAGTTTTATCAAGATTTCTTGAATCAAAAAATCAATAGAAGAGCAGTTGAAGATAAACACTTCAGAAAGAATTAA
- a CDS encoding tRNA1(Val) (adenine(37)-N6)-methyltransferase yields the protein MTEKLVKNSLGFDSDLYVFQDKTMFNYSVDTILLGNFVFLNKSIKNMLEIGTNNGALSIFIASRNKNLKIEAVEIQKKAGELAKLNIEHNNMHEQINVSIINFIDFWKNHVKENKKKYQSIVCNPPFYPFDKTKIKKNISQEKLIATHEIHMNLEQLIEGCSKIIEQKGYLTLVLPVERMVDCFELMRKYKFEPKRIQLIIPRVNDKPKFMLIESRYRAGWGTHFLPNLYLHDANDKLNHDYLPEIKILYKPLKVED from the coding sequence ATGACTGAAAAATTAGTTAAAAATTCTTTGGGTTTTGACAGTGATTTATATGTTTTTCAAGATAAAACAATGTTTAATTATTCGGTTGACACAATACTTTTAGGGAACTTTGTTTTTCTTAATAAAAGTATAAAAAATATGTTAGAAATTGGTACTAATAATGGAGCACTTTCAATATTTATTGCGTCAAGAAATAAGAACTTAAAAATTGAAGCAGTTGAAATTCAAAAAAAGGCTGGTGAATTGGCTAAGCTTAATATAGAGCATAATAATATGCACGAACAAATAAATGTTTCAATAATCAACTTTATTGATTTTTGAAAAAATCATGTTAAAGAGAACAAAAAGAAATATCAAAGTATAGTTTGTAATCCACCTTTTTATCCGTTTGATAAAACCAAAATTAAAAAAAACATTTCACAAGAAAAGTTAATTGCAACCCATGAAATTCATATGAATTTAGAACAACTAATAGAAGGTTGCTCAAAAATTATTGAACAAAAAGGTTATTTAACCTTAGTTCTTCCTGTTGAGAGAATGGTTGATTGTTTTGAATTGATGCGTAAATATAAATTTGAACCGAAGAGAATCCAACTTATAATTCCAAGAGTTAATGATAAACCTAAATTCATGCTTATCGAGTCTCGATATCGTGCTGGATGGGGAACACATTTTCTACCAAATTTATATTTACATGATGCAAATGATAAGTTAAATCATGACTATTTGCCTGAAATAAAAATATTATATAAACCACTGAAGGTTGAGGATTAA